In Anaerolineales bacterium, one DNA window encodes the following:
- a CDS encoding aminotransferase class III-fold pyridoxal phosphate-dependent enzyme: MPQSLDEALKYSARWIEILHKPSLSETEGKAIIEESKANFADYFNKGWLDYRKSVTEAGDWAATEWTGSGALFHDILGREYIDCLGGYGLLAHGWSHPDVVDAVRAQLTLRTPMPSQELIDPLRGALARLMADITPGDIRYSFFCASGTEAMEGTIKLAKMYTRKSGFIAALKGFHGKTMGSLSMMGKAEYRSPPGVLYGGPVYHVPFGSADAVEQQLDICQKVGIDIAAVLMEPIQGEAGAIVPPDDFWPRVRELTRHYGVLLIADEVQTGLGRTGKMWGLDHWGVVPDILGVAKALGGGVMPVSAFCSTEEIWQVMMHPNPFIHTTTTGGNPLACSAAIASIHVVLRDRLWEQAAAKGEYLIPKLIELAGKYPQIYDPHYGANGITGKGLLIGMHFRDPEIGYKVAAGLFKRGVLVAGTLTSSHTVRIEPPLVIGYDLLDEVLNRLTDTLADVSKTL; encoded by the coding sequence CGATTACTTCAATAAGGGTTGGCTGGACTACCGCAAGTCTGTGACCGAGGCCGGAGACTGGGCCGCCACGGAGTGGACCGGCTCCGGCGCTCTGTTCCACGATATCCTCGGACGCGAGTACATCGACTGCCTGGGCGGTTACGGGCTGCTGGCCCATGGCTGGTCACACCCCGACGTGGTGGATGCGGTCAGGGCGCAGCTCACCCTGCGCACGCCGATGCCGAGCCAGGAACTCATCGACCCGCTGCGCGGGGCATTGGCACGCCTGATGGCCGACATCACCCCGGGCGATATCCGCTACAGCTTCTTCTGCGCCAGCGGCACGGAGGCCATGGAGGGCACGATCAAGCTGGCCAAGATGTACACCCGCAAGAGCGGCTTCATCGCCGCCCTCAAGGGTTTCCACGGGAAGACGATGGGCTCGTTGAGCATGATGGGCAAGGCGGAATATCGCTCGCCGCCCGGCGTGCTGTACGGCGGCCCGGTCTACCACGTGCCCTTTGGCAGCGCCGATGCCGTTGAACAGCAGCTCGACATCTGCCAGAAGGTCGGGATCGACATCGCCGCCGTGCTGATGGAGCCCATCCAGGGCGAGGCCGGCGCCATCGTGCCGCCGGATGACTTCTGGCCGCGGGTGCGTGAGCTTACCAGGCACTACGGCGTGCTGCTGATCGCCGACGAGGTCCAGACCGGCCTGGGGCGCACCGGCAAGATGTGGGGGTTGGACCACTGGGGCGTGGTGCCCGACATCCTGGGCGTGGCCAAGGCGCTGGGCGGCGGGGTGATGCCGGTCAGCGCTTTCTGCTCGACGGAGGAGATCTGGCAGGTGATGATGCATCCTAACCCGTTCATTCACACCACGACGACGGGTGGGAATCCCCTGGCGTGCAGCGCGGCCATCGCTTCGATCCACGTCGTGTTACGCGATCGGCTGTGGGAGCAGGCGGCAGCCAAGGGCGAATACCTGATACCCAAGCTGATCGAGCTGGCGGGGAAGTACCCACAGATCTACGACCCGCACTACGGGGCCAACGGCATCACCGGCAAAGGTCTGCTGATCGGCATGCATTTCCGGGACCCCGAGATCGGCTACAAGGTCGCCGCCGGGCTCTTCAAGCGCGGCGTGCTGGTGGCCGGGACGCTGACCAGCTCCCACACGGTGCGCATCGAGCCGCCGCTGGTGATCGGCTACGATCTCCTGGATGAGGTGCTGAACCGGCTGACGGACACACTGGCCGATGTGAGCAAAACGC